The Kaustia mangrovi genome has a segment encoding these proteins:
- a CDS encoding ABC transporter permease — translation MLRYLVQRLLVMVPTLLVISLLTFIIIQLPPGDYLSNQIAELKARGEEAGLAKLEFLRQEFALDRPWLEQYAIWIGVWPGPNGFNGLLQGNWGWSFEHQRPVSEVVGDGLLLTIVLNAAVVLFVYVVAFPIGIYSATRQYSIGDYGFTLIGYIGLATPNFLLGLALLYFANRWFGISVGGLMDPRYIGAPWTMGKAGSVLAHLIVPVIVIGTSGTAAMIRRLRANLLDELQKQYVVTARAKGLSERRLLAKYPLRMALNPFVADIGSLLPSMVSGSVIVSVVLNLPTIGPVLLDALASQDQYLAGFILLFVTMLTLVGMLISDILLAVLDPRIRLDGEAAR, via the coding sequence ATGCTGCGCTATCTCGTTCAACGTCTGCTGGTCATGGTGCCGACCCTTCTGGTCATCTCGCTTCTGACCTTCATCATCATCCAGCTCCCGCCGGGCGACTATCTCTCAAACCAGATCGCGGAGCTGAAGGCGCGCGGCGAGGAGGCGGGGCTCGCAAAGCTGGAGTTCCTGCGCCAGGAGTTCGCCCTCGACCGGCCGTGGCTCGAGCAATATGCGATCTGGATCGGCGTGTGGCCTGGGCCGAACGGTTTCAACGGCCTCCTCCAGGGCAACTGGGGCTGGTCCTTCGAGCACCAGAGGCCGGTGTCGGAGGTGGTCGGCGACGGGCTGCTGCTCACCATCGTTCTGAACGCCGCCGTGGTGCTCTTCGTCTATGTCGTTGCCTTCCCGATCGGCATCTATTCCGCGACGCGGCAATACAGCATCGGCGATTACGGCTTCACGCTGATCGGCTATATCGGGCTTGCCACGCCGAACTTCCTGCTCGGCCTGGCGCTGCTCTATTTCGCCAATCGCTGGTTCGGCATCTCCGTCGGCGGGCTCATGGATCCGCGCTATATCGGCGCGCCGTGGACCATGGGGAAGGCGGGTTCCGTGCTCGCCCATCTGATCGTGCCGGTCATCGTGATCGGCACGTCCGGGACGGCCGCCATGATCCGCCGGCTGCGCGCCAACCTGCTCGACGAGCTGCAGAAGCAATATGTGGTGACCGCGCGCGCCAAGGGCCTGAGCGAGCGCCGCCTGCTCGCCAAATATCCCCTGCGCATGGCGCTCAACCCCTTCGTCGCCGATATCGGCAGCCTGCTGCCGAGCATGGTCTCAGGCTCGGTCATCGTGTCGGTGGTCCTGAACCTGCCGACCATCGGGCCCGTGCTGCTCGACGCGCTCGCCAGCCAGGACCAGTATCTGGCGGGGTTCATCCTGCTGTTCGTAACCATGCTCACGCTGGTCGGCATGCTGATCTCCGACATATTGCTGGCCGTGCTCGACCCACGCATACGCCTTGACGGGGAGGCCGCGCGATGA
- a CDS encoding ABC transporter permease codes for MTSGPTAPGGDRPLDHFVDDAPFDPKASAALTAEQERVYLASGWRMMWWKLRRHRLAVVSGLFLLLIYATIPFTEIIAPYNKDTRNANYLYAPPQAIHLFHEGEFVGPFVYGYKAEANLKTFRWDYSVDREQVYPLRVFCRGDTYRFWGLFDWDVHLVCPAEGGVFYPLGADRLGRDMLSRIVYGTRISLTVGLIGITISFLIGITLGGLAGYYGGWVDSIVQRMIEILRSLPELPLWLALSAALPVTWSPILIYFGITIILGLLDWPGLARAVRSKLLALREEDFATAAVLMGAKPGRVIGRHLLPNFMSHLIASATLSVPAMILGETALSFLGLGLRPPITSWGVLLNEAQNLAALEFYPWIIAPMVPVILVILAFNFLGDGLRDAADPYH; via the coding sequence ATGACCTCCGGACCGACCGCGCCCGGCGGCGACAGGCCGCTCGACCATTTCGTCGACGACGCGCCCTTCGACCCGAAGGCGAGCGCCGCGCTGACGGCGGAGCAGGAACGCGTCTATCTCGCCTCCGGCTGGCGCATGATGTGGTGGAAGCTCAGGCGCCACCGGCTGGCGGTGGTATCCGGGCTGTTCCTCCTCCTCATCTACGCGACCATCCCGTTCACCGAGATCATCGCGCCCTACAACAAGGACACGCGCAACGCCAACTATCTCTACGCCCCGCCGCAGGCCATCCACCTGTTCCACGAGGGCGAGTTCGTCGGCCCCTTCGTCTATGGCTACAAGGCGGAGGCCAATCTGAAGACCTTCCGATGGGACTATTCGGTCGACCGCGAGCAGGTCTATCCGCTGCGCGTCTTCTGCCGCGGCGACACATACCGGTTCTGGGGCCTGTTCGACTGGGACGTCCATCTCGTCTGCCCGGCCGAGGGCGGCGTCTTCTACCCGCTCGGCGCCGACCGGCTCGGCCGCGACATGTTGAGCCGGATCGTCTACGGCACGCGCATCTCGCTGACCGTCGGGCTGATCGGCATCACCATCTCCTTCCTCATCGGCATCACGCTCGGCGGGCTTGCCGGCTATTACGGCGGATGGGTGGACTCGATCGTCCAGCGCATGATCGAGATCCTGCGCTCGCTTCCGGAGCTGCCGCTCTGGCTCGCCCTGTCGGCGGCGCTGCCGGTGACCTGGTCGCCGATCCTCATCTATTTCGGCATCACGATCATCCTGGGGCTGCTCGACTGGCCGGGGCTTGCGCGCGCGGTGCGCTCCAAGCTGCTCGCGCTGAGAGAAGAGGACTTCGCCACCGCCGCGGTCCTGATGGGCGCCAAGCCCGGGCGCGTCATCGGCCGGCATCTGCTGCCCAACTTCATGAGCCACCTGATCGCCAGCGCCACGCTGTCCGTCCCCGCCATGATCCTGGGCGAGACGGCGCTCTCCTTCCTGGGGCTGGGCCTGCGTCCGCCGATCACGAGCTGGGGCGTGCTGCTGAACGAGGCCCAGAACCTCGCCGCGCTCGAATTCTATCCCTGGATCATCGCGCCCATGGTGCCCGTGATCCTCGTCATCCTCGCCTTCAACTTCCTCGGCGACGGTCTGCGCGACGCTGCCGATCCCTATCACTAG
- a CDS encoding glycosyltransferase produces MIVSVGGGAVGDHLLNTAIAARPLSGARDRPWRLLVGHNLPARERERVSAASGDGVIVEPARPDFPGLLARARLSVSQAGYNTSTDILSARVPAVLVPFADDGEIEQTMRAKLFEARGLAIALSPEHLGPQSLADAVDRALELDPDAAARPGLDGAAQSARLIADAIARIEA; encoded by the coding sequence GTGATCGTGTCGGTCGGCGGCGGCGCTGTCGGAGACCATCTCCTCAACACCGCCATCGCGGCGCGCCCGCTCTCCGGCGCCCGCGACCGCCCGTGGCGCCTGCTCGTCGGCCACAATCTGCCGGCACGCGAGCGAGAGAGAGTGTCCGCCGCCTCCGGGGACGGCGTGATCGTGGAACCGGCGCGGCCCGATTTTCCCGGTCTCCTCGCCCGTGCCCGCCTGTCCGTCAGCCAGGCGGGCTACAACACCTCGACGGACATTCTCAGCGCGCGCGTCCCCGCCGTCCTCGTGCCCTTCGCCGATGACGGCGAGATCGAGCAGACCATGCGCGCAAAGCTGTTCGAGGCCCGCGGCCTCGCCATCGCCCTGTCGCCCGAACATCTCGGTCCGCAAAGCCTGGCGGATGCCGTCGACCGCGCGCTCGAACTCGATCCCGACGCCGCGGCGCGGCCCGGTCTCGACGGCGCCGCGCAATCGGCCCGGCTGATTGCCGACGCCATCGCAAGGATCGAGGCATGA
- a CDS encoding acetoacetate--CoA ligase, with product MEEPLWTPSPEFKRTTGMAAFMAFVNERHGRDIDTYEALYRFSVDEMEDFWPAIWDFCDVRAETRGERVLVDGDKMPGARFFPDARLNFAENLLRRRDDGPAILFRGENFVEKSVSWAELHDMVARFASALRKLGVKPGDRVAGVVPNMPETTAAFLAAASIGATWSSCSPDFGERGILDRFGQIEPKVLVCCDGYYYNGKAFEITDKVAKVVDQLPSVEKVVVIDYLGKSREAAAQMARGIAMENFLATGDGGEIAFEQLPFDHPLYVLFSSGTTGIPKCIVHSAGGILLKHLSEQRLNSDIRPGDRVFYFSTCGWMMWNWLMTCLASEATLVLFDGSPFAPSERVLFDYADAVGMTHFGTSAKYIDAVKKTGWRPRDTHDLGSVRAMMSTGSPLAPESFDFVYDAIKPDLHLASISGGTDICGCFVGGNPYEPVWRGEIQGPMAGTAADVFSQDGTPLAHGKGELVCTKPFPSMPIGFWNDPDDRKYLDAYFSRFPGIWCHGDFAEWTDHGGIVIHGRSDATLNPGGVRIGTAEIYAQVEQIHEVVEALAIGQDWDDDTRIVLFVRLRDGVTLDDDLVKRIKTQIRTGASPRHVPARVIQIADIPRTKSGKITELAVRDVVHGREVKNKEALANPEALDLFQDLPELRE from the coding sequence ATGGAAGAGCCTCTCTGGACGCCGTCGCCCGAGTTCAAGCGCACCACCGGCATGGCCGCCTTCATGGCGTTCGTGAACGAGCGCCATGGCCGCGACATCGACACTTACGAGGCCCTCTACCGGTTCTCCGTCGACGAGATGGAGGACTTCTGGCCGGCGATCTGGGATTTCTGCGATGTGCGTGCAGAGACGCGCGGCGAGCGGGTGCTCGTGGACGGCGACAAGATGCCGGGCGCGCGCTTCTTTCCCGATGCGCGACTGAATTTCGCGGAGAACCTGCTGCGCCGGCGCGACGACGGGCCCGCCATCCTGTTCCGGGGCGAGAACTTCGTCGAGAAGTCCGTGTCCTGGGCGGAGCTTCACGACATGGTGGCACGCTTCGCCAGCGCCCTGAGGAAACTTGGCGTCAAGCCCGGAGACCGGGTGGCCGGCGTCGTGCCGAACATGCCGGAGACGACCGCGGCGTTCCTGGCGGCGGCCTCCATCGGGGCGACATGGTCGTCCTGCTCGCCCGATTTCGGCGAGCGCGGCATTCTCGACCGCTTCGGCCAGATCGAGCCCAAGGTGCTCGTCTGCTGCGACGGCTACTACTACAACGGCAAGGCCTTCGAGATCACCGACAAGGTCGCCAAGGTGGTCGACCAGCTTCCCAGTGTGGAGAAGGTCGTCGTCATCGACTATCTGGGCAAGTCGCGCGAGGCGGCCGCCCAGATGGCCCGCGGGATCGCGATGGAGAACTTCCTGGCGACGGGCGACGGCGGCGAGATCGCCTTCGAGCAGCTGCCCTTCGACCACCCGCTCTATGTGCTGTTCTCCTCCGGCACGACCGGCATTCCCAAATGCATCGTGCATTCGGCGGGCGGCATCCTGCTCAAGCATCTCAGCGAGCAGCGGCTGAACTCAGATATCCGTCCCGGCGACCGGGTGTTCTACTTCTCCACCTGCGGCTGGATGATGTGGAACTGGCTGATGACGTGCCTCGCCTCGGAGGCCACGCTGGTGCTCTTCGACGGCTCGCCCTTCGCCCCCTCCGAGCGCGTCCTGTTCGACTATGCCGACGCCGTGGGCATGACCCATTTCGGCACCTCGGCGAAATATATCGACGCGGTGAAGAAGACCGGCTGGCGTCCGCGCGACACCCACGATCTGGGCTCGGTCCGCGCCATGATGTCGACCGGCTCGCCGCTGGCGCCGGAGAGCTTCGATTTCGTCTATGACGCGATCAAGCCGGACCTCCACCTCGCCTCGATCTCCGGCGGCACCGATATCTGCGGCTGCTTCGTGGGCGGCAACCCCTACGAACCCGTCTGGCGCGGCGAGATCCAGGGCCCCATGGCGGGCACCGCCGCCGACGTCTTTTCGCAGGACGGCACGCCGCTGGCGCATGGCAAGGGCGAGCTCGTCTGCACGAAGCCCTTCCCGTCGATGCCCATCGGCTTCTGGAACGATCCGGACGACCGGAAATATCTCGACGCCTATTTCTCGCGCTTCCCCGGCATCTGGTGCCATGGCGACTTCGCGGAATGGACCGACCATGGCGGCATCGTCATTCACGGGCGGTCCGACGCCACGCTCAATCCGGGCGGCGTGCGGATCGGCACGGCGGAGATCTACGCTCAGGTGGAGCAGATCCATGAGGTGGTCGAGGCGCTCGCCATCGGCCAGGACTGGGACGACGACACCCGCATCGTGCTGTTCGTGCGCCTGCGCGACGGAGTGACGCTCGACGACGACCTCGTCAAGCGCATCAAGACGCAGATCCGCACCGGCGCCTCGCCGCGCCACGTGCCGGCCCGGGTGATCCAGATCGCCGATATTCCCCGCACCAAGTCCGGCAAGATCACCGAGCTCGCCGTGCGCGACGTGGTCCACGGCCGCGAGGTGAAGAACAAGGAGGCGCTCGCCAACCCGGAGGCGCTGGATCTGTTCCAGGACCTGCCCGAGCTTCGGGAGTAG
- a CDS encoding ABC transporter ATP-binding protein, translated as MTGSAATEGPLLCIRDLSVQFDTMAGPIRAVDGVSFRVPHGRTVALVGESGSGKTVISQTILRILPRAARIVSGSIVFRDPKGGETDLAALSAQSAAMRDIRGGRISIIFQEPMTSLSPLHTIGDQIGEAHRLHLGSSLQEARKATRRMLGLVGFADPERGLDTYPFELSGGMRQRAMIAMALICRPALLIADEPTTALDVTVQAQILKQIADLQAELGMAVLLITHDLGVVANIADEVVVLYRGRVVEAGTKETIFRDPRHPYLKALLAAVPRFDMKPGERLKALREIEPIAEGHFSAPDRGTPGACENPLLEVKGLAKGFGLRKGGLFSTGEQRKAQALHDVTFSIDHGESVGLVGESGCGKTTTSRIVVDAIAPDAGSVRFRLGEELQDVTRFAGDELAAYRRAVQVVFQDPFSSLNPRMTVLDILTEPLVIHGIGTPRSRKALAQELMQLVGLDPRFLNRYPHSFSGGQRQRIGIARAIALKPRLLICDEPVSALDVSVQAQILNLLKDLQQKLGLAYLFISHNLAVVDYIAERILVMCRGMIVEEAPRDRFSSDARHPYTRTLLAAVPEPDPDRPMDLSLLAGGMSSDPHAWPEPYRLADPDDAVRVEIAPGHFVLVNRAHALHGDVPEAAPGRLGVEA; from the coding sequence ATGACGGGCAGTGCCGCCACCGAGGGGCCCCTGCTCTGTATCCGGGACCTGAGCGTCCAGTTCGACACCATGGCCGGCCCGATCCGCGCCGTCGACGGCGTGTCCTTCCGCGTGCCGCACGGACGCACCGTGGCGCTCGTCGGCGAATCGGGCTCCGGCAAGACGGTCATCAGCCAGACGATCCTGCGCATCCTTCCCCGGGCCGCGAGAATCGTGAGCGGTTCCATCGTCTTCCGCGATCCCAAGGGCGGGGAGACCGACCTCGCCGCGCTGTCCGCCCAGTCGGCGGCGATGCGCGACATTCGCGGCGGGCGGATCTCGATCATCTTCCAGGAGCCCATGACCTCGCTGTCGCCGCTCCACACCATCGGCGACCAGATCGGCGAGGCGCACAGGCTCCATCTCGGCTCCTCGCTGCAGGAGGCGCGCAAGGCCACACGCCGCATGCTCGGCCTCGTCGGCTTCGCCGACCCGGAACGCGGGCTCGACACCTATCCCTTCGAGCTCTCCGGCGGCATGCGCCAGCGCGCCATGATCGCCATGGCGCTCATCTGCCGGCCGGCGCTGCTGATCGCGGACGAGCCGACCACCGCGCTCGACGTCACCGTCCAGGCGCAGATCCTCAAGCAGATCGCCGACCTGCAGGCCGAGCTCGGCATGGCGGTTCTGCTTATCACCCACGATCTCGGCGTCGTCGCCAATATCGCCGACGAGGTGGTGGTGCTCTATCGCGGCCGCGTCGTGGAGGCGGGCACCAAGGAGACGATCTTCCGCGACCCCCGCCACCCCTATCTGAAGGCGCTGCTCGCCGCCGTCCCGCGTTTCGACATGAAGCCCGGCGAGCGCCTCAAGGCGCTGCGCGAGATCGAGCCGATCGCGGAGGGCCATTTCTCCGCCCCCGACCGCGGCACGCCCGGCGCCTGCGAGAACCCGCTCCTGGAGGTGAAGGGCCTGGCCAAGGGCTTCGGCCTGCGCAAGGGCGGGCTGTTCTCCACCGGCGAGCAGCGCAAGGCGCAGGCGCTGCACGACGTGACCTTCTCCATCGACCATGGCGAATCGGTGGGGCTCGTCGGCGAGTCCGGCTGCGGCAAGACCACCACCTCGCGCATCGTCGTCGACGCCATCGCGCCCGACGCGGGCAGCGTGCGGTTCCGGCTCGGCGAGGAGCTCCAGGACGTCACCCGGTTCGCCGGCGACGAACTCGCCGCCTATCGACGGGCGGTCCAGGTTGTCTTCCAGGATCCGTTCTCCTCGCTCAACCCGCGCATGACCGTGCTCGACATCCTGACCGAGCCGCTCGTCATCCACGGCATCGGCACGCCGCGCTCGCGCAAGGCGCTCGCCCAGGAACTCATGCAGCTCGTCGGGCTCGATCCGCGTTTCCTCAACCGCTATCCGCATTCCTTCTCCGGCGGCCAGCGCCAGCGCATCGGCATCGCACGGGCCATCGCGCTCAAGCCCCGCCTGCTGATCTGCGACGAGCCGGTCTCCGCCCTCGACGTGTCCGTCCAGGCGCAGATCCTGAACCTCCTGAAGGACCTCCAGCAGAAGCTCGGGCTGGCCTATCTCTTCATCAGCCACAATCTCGCGGTGGTCGACTATATCGCCGAACGCATCCTCGTCATGTGCCGCGGCATGATCGTTGAGGAGGCGCCGCGTGACCGCTTCTCCAGCGACGCCCGCCACCCCTATACGCGCACGCTGCTGGCCGCTGTGCCCGAGCCCGATCCCGACCGGCCGATGGACCTGTCGCTTCTCGCCGGCGGCATGTCGTCCGATCCCCATGCCTGGCCGGAGCCCTACCGTCTCGCCGATCCGGACGATGCCGTGCGCGTGGAGATCGCGCCGGGCCATTTCGTGCTCGTCAACAGGGCCCATGCCCTGCATGGCGACGTGCCCGAGGCCGCGCCCGGCCGGCTTGGAGTGGAGGCATGA
- a CDS encoding polysaccharide deacetylase family protein, giving the protein MSGHGPHWQTLSDELDRWQEAGLRARLWWRDDDAARVTPALDRLLDLSARTGVPVLLATIPAEAEPALADRLADTGPGIAVAQHGWAHANHAPASEKKQELGPHRPLSAIEDELARGRERLAALFGPLVLPVLVPPWNRMREDLAPRLPALGLTGVSTMGSPRFAALSDVLAERNVHLDPVDWRGGRGTRDGARVIDELAAILAQRRLGAGPEAAPIGLLTHHLVHDEAGWTLIGALLARTHDHPAVTWLTAKSLFKG; this is encoded by the coding sequence ATGAGCGGACACGGCCCCCACTGGCAGACGCTTTCAGACGAGCTGGACCGCTGGCAGGAGGCGGGGCTGCGCGCGCGCCTGTGGTGGCGCGACGACGACGCGGCCCGCGTCACCCCGGCGCTGGACCGCCTTCTCGACCTGTCGGCGCGAACCGGCGTTCCCGTCCTGCTCGCGACGATCCCGGCGGAGGCCGAGCCCGCCCTTGCCGACCGGCTCGCGGATACAGGCCCCGGCATCGCCGTCGCCCAGCATGGCTGGGCCCATGCCAACCACGCACCGGCGTCGGAGAAGAAGCAGGAGCTCGGCCCGCACCGCCCGCTCTCCGCCATCGAGGACGAGCTCGCCCGGGGTCGCGAGCGCCTGGCGGCGCTCTTCGGACCGCTGGTCCTGCCCGTGCTCGTGCCGCCCTGGAACCGCATGCGGGAGGACCTGGCGCCGCGCCTGCCGGCCCTCGGCCTCACCGGCGTGTCGACCATGGGATCGCCGCGCTTCGCCGCACTGTCGGATGTGCTCGCGGAGCGCAATGTCCATCTCGATCCGGTCGACTGGCGCGGCGGCCGCGGAACGCGCGACGGGGCCCGTGTGATCGACGAGCTCGCCGCTATCCTCGCGCAACGGCGCCTCGGCGCCGGCCCCGAAGCCGCCCCCATCGGGCTCCTCACCCATCATCTGGTCCATGACGAGGCCGGCTGGACGCTGATCGGCGCGCTCCTCGCACGCACCCACGACCACCCCGCTGTCACATGGCTGACTGCAAAATCCCTTTTCAAGGGGTGA
- a CDS encoding DMT family transporter — MSSTRASLDDAGESAARLRGILLMVAAFALFACLDATAKYLSAWFETPLIVFARYAFAVVYSLVFLWSTGTLSQMRARNLPLQIVRGLLLVGGTLLNFTAVRYLQLAETSSIMFSNPLWVCALSVPLLGEQVGPRRWLAVVIGFVGVMIIIRPGAEGFHWAAFLSLGAALSTALYQIATRKAAAYDSSETTLFYTALVGAVAVTPAVPGSWEMPTGWLLAIMCTFGLFGAVGHQFLIVAHKLAPAPVLAPFVYSQIIWMVIIGYAVFGDLPDLWTVAGGLLVVSSGLYLLYRERQIKKRAA, encoded by the coding sequence ATGAGTTCGACACGAGCCTCGCTCGACGACGCTGGCGAGAGCGCGGCCCGTTTGCGCGGCATCCTCCTCATGGTCGCCGCCTTCGCCCTGTTCGCCTGCCTGGACGCCACGGCAAAATATCTCTCCGCCTGGTTCGAGACGCCGCTCATCGTCTTCGCCCGCTACGCCTTCGCGGTGGTCTATTCGCTCGTCTTCCTGTGGTCGACGGGCACGCTCTCCCAGATGCGCGCGCGCAACCTCCCGCTCCAGATCGTGCGCGGGCTGCTGCTGGTGGGCGGCACGCTCCTCAACTTCACCGCCGTGCGCTATCTGCAGCTCGCGGAGACATCGTCGATCATGTTCTCCAACCCCTTGTGGGTCTGCGCGCTGTCCGTGCCGCTTCTGGGCGAACAGGTGGGCCCGCGCCGCTGGCTCGCGGTCGTCATCGGCTTCGTGGGCGTGATGATTATCATCCGGCCGGGCGCGGAGGGCTTCCACTGGGCGGCCTTCCTCTCGCTCGGCGCGGCGCTGTCCACCGCGCTCTACCAGATCGCCACGCGCAAGGCGGCGGCCTATGACAGCTCGGAGACGACGCTGTTCTACACGGCCCTTGTCGGCGCGGTCGCCGTCACCCCTGCCGTGCCGGGCTCGTGGGAGATGCCGACCGGCTGGCTGCTCGCCATCATGTGCACATTCGGCCTGTTCGGCGCGGTCGGCCACCAGTTCCTGATCGTCGCCCACAAGCTCGCCCCGGCCCCGGTGCTCGCCCCCTTCGTCTACAGCCAGATCATCTGGATGGTCATCATCGGCTATGCCGTCTTCGGCGACCTGCCGGACCTGTGGACGGTCGCCGGCGGCCTGCTCGTGGTCTCAAGCGGGCTCTACCTGCTCTATCGCGAGCGCCAGATCAAGAAACGGGCTGCCTGA
- a CDS encoding ABC transporter substrate-binding protein, giving the protein MTAMRAMLALAALALATTLGQAGAAERPLLIETPMYRSAVEHGTMPPIADRLPDDPLVVDLEAEGLEPGRPGGTLHTLIDKPKSIRYIVAWGYARLVGYTPELELEPDILKSVEIADGRIFTLHLRKGHKWSDGHPFTAEDFRYYWEDVANNDVLTPTGPPSSLRVDGEPPVFEVLDETTVRYSWSKPNPTFLQELARARPPFIYRPAHYLKQFHEKYGDPEVIAKMVEREKVRNWASLHNRMDNMYNFDNADEPTLQPWMNTTKLSTTRYTMARNPYFHRVTAGGHQLPFIDKVVMDVAAARLIPAMTAAGQSELQARGLGFSDLAILKQNERRDGFRVLLWPSAKSAQIALYPNLNYKDPVWRRLFRSADFRRALSLGIDRYLISRTLYLGLAEARGNTVLPQSPLFDREHARRWADYDPERANALLDGLGLTERNSRGIRLLPDGRPAEIIVETAGENLEEVDALQLITEDWQEIGIKLLIKPSQRDVLRERAYTGSVMMTVWSGWDNGIPTADMAPDELAPVHQDNLAWPMWGQYYETGGQSGEPPDMEAAERLMALYRDWFRAETRAERQDIWDEMLAINTREQFVIGIVSEVPQPVVVSRTLHNVPEEGFYGWDPGAQFGIYRPDQFWLDE; this is encoded by the coding sequence ATGACGGCGATGCGCGCAATGCTTGCTCTCGCCGCACTCGCGCTGGCCACAACCCTCGGGCAGGCCGGCGCCGCGGAGCGCCCGCTGCTGATCGAGACGCCGATGTACCGCTCCGCCGTGGAGCACGGCACCATGCCGCCGATCGCCGACCGGCTGCCGGACGACCCGCTCGTCGTCGATCTCGAGGCGGAGGGGCTCGAGCCCGGCCGGCCGGGCGGAACGCTCCACACCCTCATCGATAAACCGAAATCGATCCGCTATATCGTGGCGTGGGGCTATGCCCGGCTCGTCGGCTACACGCCGGAGCTGGAGCTCGAGCCGGACATCCTGAAGAGCGTGGAGATCGCCGACGGCCGCATCTTCACCCTTCACCTGCGCAAGGGCCACAAATGGTCCGACGGCCATCCCTTCACCGCGGAGGACTTTCGCTACTACTGGGAGGACGTGGCCAACAACGACGTGCTCACCCCCACCGGCCCACCGAGCAGCCTGCGCGTCGACGGCGAGCCGCCAGTCTTCGAGGTGCTGGACGAGACCACCGTGCGCTATTCGTGGTCGAAGCCCAATCCGACCTTCCTGCAGGAGCTCGCCCGGGCGCGCCCGCCCTTCATCTACCGGCCCGCCCACTATCTCAAGCAGTTCCACGAGAAATACGGCGATCCGGAGGTGATCGCGAAGATGGTCGAGCGCGAGAAGGTGCGCAACTGGGCATCGCTCCATAACCGCATGGACAACATGTACAATTTCGACAATGCGGACGAGCCGACCCTGCAGCCCTGGATGAACACGACCAAGCTGTCCACGACCCGCTACACCATGGCGCGCAATCCCTATTTCCACCGGGTCACGGCGGGCGGCCATCAGCTTCCCTTCATCGACAAGGTGGTCATGGATGTCGCCGCGGCGCGCCTCATCCCCGCCATGACGGCCGCCGGCCAGAGCGAGCTCCAGGCGCGGGGCCTCGGCTTTTCCGACCTCGCCATCCTCAAGCAGAACGAGCGGCGCGACGGCTTCCGCGTGCTCCTGTGGCCGAGTGCGAAGAGCGCCCAGATCGCGCTCTATCCGAACCTCAACTACAAGGACCCGGTCTGGCGCCGCCTGTTCCGGTCCGCCGACTTCCGCCGCGCCCTGTCGCTCGGAATCGACCGCTACCTGATCAGCCGGACGCTCTATCTCGGGCTGGCGGAGGCCCGCGGCAACACGGTCCTGCCGCAAAGCCCGCTCTTCGACCGGGAACACGCCCGGCGATGGGCCGACTACGACCCCGAGCGCGCCAACGCGCTGCTCGACGGGCTCGGACTCACCGAACGCAACAGCCGGGGCATCCGCCTCCTGCCCGACGGCCGGCCGGCGGAGATCATCGTGGAGACCGCGGGCGAGAACCTGGAGGAGGTCGACGCCCTCCAGCTCATCACCGAGGACTGGCAGGAGATCGGAATCAAGCTGCTGATCAAGCCGTCCCAGCGCGACGTGCTGCGCGAGCGCGCCTATACGGGCAGCGTGATGATGACGGTCTGGTCGGGCTGGGACAACGGCATCCCGACGGCGGACATGGCGCCCGACGAGCTCGCCCCGGTTCACCAGGACAATCTCGCCTGGCCCATGTGGGGGCAGTATTACGAGACCGGCGGCCAGTCGGGGGAGCCGCCGGACATGGAGGCCGCAGAACGGCTCATGGCGCTCTACCGCGACTGGTTCAGGGCGGAGACGCGGGCCGAGCGCCAGGATATCTGGGACGAGATGCTCGCCATCAATACCCGCGAGCAGTTCGTCATCGGCATCGTGTCGGAGGTCCCCCAGCCGGTCGTGGTGTCGAGGACGCTGCACAACGTGCCCGAAGAGGGCTTCTACGGCTGGGATCCGGGCGCCCAGTTCGGTATCTACCGGCCCGACCAGTTCTGGCTGGACGAGTAG